One region of Eupeodes corollae chromosome 1, idEupCoro1.1, whole genome shotgun sequence genomic DNA includes:
- the LOC129940330 gene encoding mitochondrial-processing peptidase subunit beta, translating to MALRVLNLPQHLRQLTKGTTFAQRYKASHAAGLKKTLVNIPATQVTQLDNGLRVASEDSGAQTATVGLWIDAGSRSENESNNGVAHFLEHMAFKGTAKRSQTDLELEVENMGAHLNAYTSREQTVFYAKCLSKDVPKAVEILADIIQNSKLGESEIERERSVILREMQEVESNLQEVVFDHLHATAYQGTPLGQTILGPTKNIKSIGKSDLQDYISTHYKASRIVLSGAGGVNHKELVQLANSNLGKLQNTYDGKPPSITPCRFTGSEMRVRDDSLPLAHVAIAVESCGWTDQDNIPLMVASTLIGAWDRSQGGGANNASNLARASAESNLCHSFQSFNTCYKDTGLWGIYWVCDPLQSEMMLYNVTQEWMRLCTMITEAEVERAKNLLKTNLLLQLDGTTPICEDIGRQMLCYNRRIPLHELEQRIDAVSVQNIRDVGMKYLYDRCPAVAAVGPTENLPDYNRIRSSLYWLRL from the exons ATGGCGTTGCGTGTGTTAAATCTGCCCCAGCATTTGCGACAACTGACCAAGGGAACCACCTTTGCTCAG CGCTACAAGGCCTCGCATGCTGCCGGCCTCAAGAAGACCCTGGTGAACATTCCCGCAACCCAAGTCACTCAATTGGATAATGGTCTTCGTGTTGCCAGCGAAGACTCCGGTGCCCAGACTGCCACAGTTGGACTCTGGATCGATGCTGGTTCACGGTCTGAAAACGAGTCAAACAATGGTGTCGCCCATTTCTTGGAACACATGGCATTCAAG GGAACTGCTAAACGTTCACAAACCGATTTGGAATTGGAAGTCGAGAACATGGGTGCCCATTTGAATGCCTACACATCCAGGGAACAGACAGTCTTCTATGCCAAGTGTCTGTCCAAGGACGTCCCAAAAGCTGTCGAAATCCTCGCCGACATCATCCAGAACTCGAAATTGGGTGAATCAGAAATCGAACGCGAACGATCGGTTATTCTTCGTGAAATGCAAGAAGTCGAGAGCAATTTGCAAGAAGTAGTATTTGACCATTTGCATGCAACTGCCTACCAAGGAACTCCATTGGGACAAACCATCTTGGGACCCACAAAGAACATTAA ATCCATTGGCAAATCAGATTTGCAAGATTACATCAGCACCCACTACAAGGCTTCTCGCATTGTTTTGTCCGGAGCTGGTGGAGTCAACCATAAAGAGCTCGTCCAATTGGCCAACTCAAACCTCGGCAAATTGCAGAACACTTACGATGGCAAACCACCATCTATCACTCCCTGCCGTTTCACTGGATCTGAAATGCGTGTCCGTGACGACTCATTGCCATTGGCTCATGTTGCCATCGCTGTTGAGAGCTGTGGCTGGACCGATCAGGACAATATCCCTCTGATGGTTGCCAGTACTTTGATCGGTGCTTGGGATCGTTCTCAGGGTGGTGGTGCCAATAATGCTTCCAACTTGGCTCGTGCCAGTGCTGAGAGCA aTCTGTGCCACAGCTTCCAGTCCTTCAACACATGCTACAAGGATACTGGCTTGTGGGGTATCTACTGGGTCTGCGATCCACTCCAGAGCGAG ATGATGCTCTACAATGTCACACAAGAATGGATGCGTCTCTGCACCATGATCACCGAAGCTGAGGTCGAACGTGCAAAGAACCTCCTCAAGACCAATTTGCTCTTGCAATTGGACGGAACCACACCAATCTGCGAAGATATTGGCCGTCAAATGCTCTGCTATAACCGTCGTATCCCATTGCACGAATTGGAACAACGAATTGACGCTGTGTCAGTGCAAAATATCCGTGATGTTGGTATGAAGTATTTGTACGATAGGTGTCCAGCTGTTGCTGCTGTCGGACCAACTGAAAACCTACCCGACTACAACAGAATTCGTTCCAGCTTGTACTGGCTTAGGTTGTAA